In Populus nigra chromosome 10, ddPopNigr1.1, whole genome shotgun sequence, the following proteins share a genomic window:
- the LOC133705321 gene encoding uncharacterized protein LOC133705321: MEGDKFSLIDDIKFIEPHDYMARLFYAIIVFNTILIDFDRDIWGYISLTTKAGEIGSSTMPHKVNLLILKTVKAILVKPNEAYLISRDLTDSTVLRNMGEGLGHSLLTYKSALQGIAKLQVNETRLSEDLNQSWEVLAEPIQTPYEKLKELTRGRAVTKYSIKEFTEGLELPEKAKDYLLELTPHTYVGAAIELGQTVDIAINLVNGVTTL; encoded by the exons ATGGAGGGTGATAAGTTTTCATTGATTGATGATATAAAATTT ATTGAGCCACATGACTACATGGCAAGACTTTTCTATGCAATTATTGTTTTCAACACtatattgattgattttgatagAGATATATGGGGCTATATATCCTTG ACAACCAAGGCTGGTGAGATTGGGTCCTCGACTATGCCTCACAAAGTAAATCTATTGATTTTGAAAACAGTGAAGGCAATCTTGGTAAAGCCAAATGAAGCTTATCTCATCTCG CGTGACTTGACAGATTCAACTGTTCTGAGGAATATGGGCGAAGGCTTAGGACATTCTCTTCTCACCTACAAAAGTGCATTGCAGGGAATAGCAAAGCTTCAG GTTAATGAAACTCGCTTGAGTGAAGACTTGAATCAATCATGGGAGGTGCTTGCTGAACCAATACAGACT CCATACGAGAAGTTGAAAGAGCTAACCAGGGGAAGAGCAGTTACCAAATATAGCATAAAGGAGTTTACTGAAGGCCTGGAATTACCCGAAAAAGCAAAGGATTATCTTTTGGAGTTGACACCCCATACCTATGTTGGAGCGGCCATTGAATTGGGTCAGACTGTAGATATTGCTATCAACTTGGTTAATGGGGTGACAACTTTATAA